From Spiroplasma endosymbiont of Amphimallon solstitiale:
TGATGCAGTAGGAAGAAAACGTGCCTCAGTTTCAACTGCAACTAATGAACAAACTTTAAACCAATTATTAGTTGAAATGGATGGATTTGAAACTAACTTGGGAGTTATTATTATGGCTGCTACTAACCGTGCTGATGTACTTGATGAAGCGTTATTACGTCCAGGTAGATTTGATCGTCAAATTTCTTTAAGTTGACCTGATATTAAAGAACGTGAAGCAATTTTACGATTACATGCTCGTAATAAAAATATTTCGCCAAAAGTTAATTTTCAAAGAATAGCAGAGAGAACGCCAGGATTTAGTGGTGCACAATTAGAAAATGTATTAAATGAAGCAACGTTGTTAGCTGTTCGTCATAATAAAACAGTTATTGGTTTAGTAGAAATTGATGAAGCTATTGATAGAGTTGTTGGTGGACCTGCTAAAACTTCAAGAGTAATTACTGATATGGATAAAAAAATAGTATCATATCACGAAGCTGGACATGCTCTTATTGGTTTAAAACTAGAATATGCTTCTAAAGTTCAAAAAGTTACAATAATACCACGTGGACAAGCAGGTGGATATACTATTATGACTCCTAAAGAAGATACTATGTTTTATTCAAAAGTACATTTAAGAGCAACTATTACTGGTTATTTAGGTGGTCGCGCTTCAGAAGAAATTATGTTTGGTAATGCAAATATTACTACTGGTGCTCATGATGATTTAGAAAAAGCAACAAATATTGCCAGAAAAATGATAACTGAATATGGAATGTCATCTGAATTAGGATTAGTTCAATTTGAAAGTCCACGTAATGAGTATTCACCTTTTGCAGCAAATAAGTTTTCTGATGATATTGCATCTAAAATTGATGGAGAAATTAAAAAATTATTAGATGTTTGTTATATTGAAGCAGTAGCAACAATTAAAAAACATAAAGATACATTAGAATTAATTGCTAAATCATTAATGACTTTAGAAACAATTACTGCTGAACAAATAGAATATATTGATAAATATAATAAATTACCAATTGAAGTAATAGAAATGCAAAAAGAAATGCAAAAAAATAGTAAAAATCCTTCCAAAGAGGATAATGAATCAAGTGATAAAAAGGAAGATAATAATTCAGGAACTGATGATGATGATACAATATCAGTTGTTCCTAAGAAGAAATAATTAAATTATTATAATAAAAAAACAAAACTTACTATTTTAATATTTTCGATAATGTGTAAGTTTTGTTTTATTTTCTTTTTTTATTTGGTAAATATAATATAAAAAGTAATAAGGAGAAAAACAATGTTGGAAAAACATGAATTAGTAGAAAAAATATTATTAAGTACTGATGTAATTAATAATAAAATTATTGAACTTGCAAAATCAGTTAATAGTTATTATAAAGATAATAAAGAGCCCATTATTTTAGTAGGGATATTAAGAGGATGTTTACCTTTTTTATCACAATTTATGTTAAATCTTAAGATTGATTGTTTGGTTGATTTTATGTATGTAGAGTCATATTTAGGACAAACAAAGGCGGTAAATAAACCAAAAATAAGAATGGATGTTATTAATAATGTTAAGGGTCGTGATTTATTAATTGTTGAAGATATTATTGATTCAGGTAATTCGTTATTTAAAATTCGTGATCATTTACAAGAACTTGGAGCAAAATCGGTAAAAATAATTACTCTATTAGATAAGAAATCTAAAAGAGTTGCTAAAATTGAAGCTGATTGATATGGTTTTGAAGTTGCTGATCATTTTTTAGTGGGATATGGTCTTGATTATGATGAAAAATTGAGAAACTTACCTTATGTTGGTATTGCTGACCTTAATAAAATTGCAATTTTAGAAAAATGTAAAAAAAGTAGTTAAGTAAATAAGTTTAGAAGTTAATAATAATATTAAAATTTTTATTTTTTAATATAGTTCAAATATAATTAGCATTATTTTATTATGATAAAATTATACTATTAGCATTTTTTAAGTTGTATAAGAATATTGGAGTTATAATGAGCAATCTTTTTGTTAATGTTTTAAGAGGAATCAAGAAAAGATTATTACAATATTTAGGTATTATAATACTATTAGTTATTGTAATTTCTACTCTTTCTGCACTTTATAGTACAGCGTCAAGAGCTGAATCAGGTTTTTATACAGTATTAAACAATAGTGGTAAATATGACTATCGTATTAATTTACAATTATTAAATAATTATAAAGATACTGCTACTGCAACATCAAGAATCCAAACAATTATCAAAAAACAATTTAAAGATCATCCACAAGAACGAGAAATTGATGAACAGATAGATGAAATTAAAGAAAATAATCTTAGAAATAATAGTTTTCCTACCCTTCCTTCGGGAGTAGATATTAATAAAGATTTTGAAAATTATTTGTTAAACTGAGGATTAAGTTATCAAGGAATATTATTTAATGATATTTTAGAAAACGAAGTTAAAGATGATGAAATTTATAATTTGCAACATTATGAACTTGCTAAATCATTTTTTAAAACTTTTGATTATGAAAACGTTATTTCTTTTAAAAAAATTTATTATTCATTAGAAAATGGATTTTATACTTCAGAAAAAAGTGA
This genomic window contains:
- the ftsH gene encoding ATP-dependent zinc metalloprotease FtsH; protein product: MQTRIKINWMIVALFVAFLVFVGILLWYFLRGNALTLDQFQLETLLRDGKLPGNSSDTVSKIDGVQVQFFDHTTYITGFLGINGKVKRFEATVSGTATGGFYHDVIEKLFRKDKEGKGFDINPTIISELVPFWKTFLISMFPILVLVGGSFWLFSKMNKMGAGGGMSPFSMGKSRAKIRTSDTRFTDVAGIKEEKLELEEVVHFLKFPQKYAQMGARVPKGVLLVGPPGTGKTLLAKAVAGEAGVPFFSISGSEFEEVFVGVGASRIREMFTTAKKSAPCIIFIDEIDAVGRKRASVSTATNEQTLNQLLVEMDGFETNLGVIIMAATNRADVLDEALLRPGRFDRQISLSWPDIKEREAILRLHARNKNISPKVNFQRIAERTPGFSGAQLENVLNEATLLAVRHNKTVIGLVEIDEAIDRVVGGPAKTSRVITDMDKKIVSYHEAGHALIGLKLEYASKVQKVTIIPRGQAGGYTIMTPKEDTMFYSKVHLRATITGYLGGRASEEIMFGNANITTGAHDDLEKATNIARKMITEYGMSSELGLVQFESPRNEYSPFAANKFSDDIASKIDGEIKKLLDVCYIEAVATIKKHKDTLELIAKSLMTLETITAEQIEYIDKYNKLPIEVIEMQKEMQKNSKNPSKEDNESSDKKEDNNSGTDDDDTISVVPKKK
- the hpt gene encoding hypoxanthine phosphoribosyltransferase — translated: MLEKHELVEKILLSTDVINNKIIELAKSVNSYYKDNKEPIILVGILRGCLPFLSQFMLNLKIDCLVDFMYVESYLGQTKAVNKPKIRMDVINNVKGRDLLIVEDIIDSGNSLFKIRDHLQELGAKSVKIITLLDKKSKRVAKIEADWYGFEVADHFLVGYGLDYDEKLRNLPYVGIADLNKIAILEKCKKSS